The Actinocatenispora sera genome has a window encoding:
- a CDS encoding diguanylate cyclase domain-containing protein — MSTDGIDQGRLVDALATTVTIAPSVPDACQAAVRALAEQLPGTIAVLLDLRGRLRCFGAAGAWQVFDGVPSDAGVIGRVFRTGKAAEVCDVRADPDYIPLDPDVRTEVCTPIVGPHGPPFGVVNIESAESPPLEQVRAALERTAQVLGERIAGLGGLPAESAGQQLLRHAVELSAAADEPAVLQRCLAATQDISGLSSAAIAVGTGSDTRIQAARGPLAGLLVMADRPALALLAARTRRHGSTYSLGDPESLDARGFESLTEAGIRTMIAVPIGGRHDDGGVLLAVDHRVDVPETVTVSLLELLAAQTLVCLERVRLVGQLRLRASSDPLTGLGHHGRFTERLARAQPARTAVLALDVDQFKAVNDTYGHQEGDRLLVELVRALQATLRAEDDLYRIGGDEFAAVVEVTHETEAQAVAERLVAAARRVGRTISVGVALREPGETAENTLRRADDALYAVKRSGRDGAKLAESGAVSRPLMVLPPTVTEP; from the coding sequence GTGAGCACCGACGGCATCGATCAGGGACGGCTCGTCGACGCGCTGGCGACCACGGTGACCATCGCGCCGTCGGTACCGGATGCCTGCCAGGCGGCGGTACGGGCGCTGGCCGAGCAACTGCCCGGCACCATCGCCGTACTGCTGGACCTGCGCGGCCGGCTGCGCTGCTTCGGCGCCGCCGGGGCCTGGCAGGTGTTCGACGGGGTGCCGTCCGACGCCGGCGTGATCGGCCGGGTCTTCCGCACCGGCAAGGCCGCCGAGGTCTGCGACGTGCGCGCCGACCCCGACTACATCCCGCTCGACCCGGACGTGCGTACCGAGGTCTGCACGCCGATCGTCGGCCCGCACGGCCCACCGTTCGGCGTCGTCAACATCGAGTCGGCCGAGAGCCCACCGCTCGAGCAGGTACGCGCCGCGCTGGAGCGGACGGCGCAGGTGCTCGGCGAGCGCATCGCCGGACTCGGCGGCCTGCCCGCCGAGAGCGCCGGGCAGCAGCTGCTGCGGCACGCCGTCGAACTGTCCGCCGCCGCCGACGAGCCCGCCGTCCTGCAACGCTGCCTCGCCGCGACGCAGGACATCTCGGGGCTGTCCTCGGCGGCGATCGCCGTCGGCACCGGCAGCGACACCCGGATCCAGGCGGCGCGCGGCCCGCTCGCCGGGCTGCTGGTGATGGCCGACCGGCCGGCGCTCGCACTGCTCGCCGCCCGTACCCGCCGGCACGGCTCCACCTACAGCCTCGGCGACCCGGAAAGCCTGGACGCCCGCGGGTTCGAGTCGCTCACCGAGGCCGGCATCCGGACCATGATCGCGGTACCGATCGGCGGCCGGCACGACGACGGCGGCGTGCTGCTCGCGGTCGACCACCGCGTCGACGTACCCGAGACCGTCACCGTCAGCCTGCTCGAACTGCTCGCCGCCCAGACCCTGGTCTGCCTGGAACGCGTCCGGCTGGTCGGCCAGCTGCGGCTGCGGGCCAGCTCCGACCCGCTCACCGGCCTCGGCCACCACGGCCGCTTCACCGAACGGCTCGCCCGCGCCCAACCCGCCCGAACCGCCGTACTGGCGCTCGACGTCGACCAGTTCAAGGCGGTCAACGACACGTACGGGCACCAGGAGGGCGACCGGCTCCTGGTCGAACTGGTCCGCGCGCTGCAGGCCACCCTGCGCGCCGAGGACGACCTGTACCGGATCGGCGGGGACGAGTTCGCCGCCGTCGTCGAGGTGACCCACGAGACCGAGGCACAGGCCGTCGCCGAACGGCTCGTCGCCGCGGCTCGTCGGGTCGGCCGTACGATCAGCGTCGGCGTCGCCCTGCGCGAGCCCGGCGAAACCGCCGAGAACACGCTGCGGCGGGCCGACGATGCGCTCTACGCCGTCAAGCGCTCCGGCCGGGACGGGGCCAAGCTCGCCGAGTCCGGCGCCGTGTCCCGGCCCCTGATGGTGCTGCCGCCCACGGTCACCGAACCCTAG
- a CDS encoding TetR/AcrR family transcriptional regulator — MAYHHGQLREAILAAAVETIEAGGLATLSLRDLARRAGVSHAAPAHHFGDRAGLLTALATDGFRLLAEALTDAGENFLERGVAYVRFGTRHRGHFEVMFRPDLYHGDDPDLVAAQNRASDLLYSGAATVDADAATTGLAGWALVHGLTSLYNAGALPDQPDDATALARRVAARLVR; from the coding sequence ATGGCGTACCACCACGGACAGTTGCGGGAGGCGATCCTCGCCGCCGCCGTCGAGACGATCGAGGCCGGCGGCCTCGCCACCCTGAGCCTGCGCGACCTGGCCCGACGAGCCGGCGTCTCACACGCCGCGCCGGCCCACCACTTCGGTGACCGGGCCGGCCTGCTCACCGCGCTCGCGACGGACGGCTTCCGGCTACTGGCCGAGGCGTTGACCGATGCCGGCGAGAACTTCCTGGAGCGTGGCGTGGCCTACGTACGGTTCGGCACCCGGCACCGCGGCCACTTCGAGGTGATGTTCCGCCCCGACCTGTACCACGGAGACGACCCCGACCTCGTCGCCGCCCAGAACCGCGCCTCCGACCTGCTCTACTCCGGCGCCGCCACCGTCGACGCGGACGCCGCGACCACCGGCCTGGCCGGCTGGGCGCTGGTGCACGGACTCACCTCGCTGTACAACGCGGGTGCGCTGCCCGATCAGCCGGACGACGCGACCGCCCTGGCGCGCCGGGTGGCCGCCCGCCTCGTCCGCTGA
- a CDS encoding DoxX family protein translates to MTERPTSGTERPTSGTPRATSGSVAAGRPPRALRFVLGNITLTALVVGAFGTAALGLAVPALDGWRTPVRAGLALLFLVAASGRLGPPRAALVAMVPPRLPRPALLVGLTGVLEALGAVGLLVPSTDRLAAACLGLLLLAVFPANAHAARRRVGLHTPLLPRTLEQLLYLACCVAVAIIG, encoded by the coding sequence ATGACCGAACGACCCACGTCCGGCACCGAGCGACCCACGTCCGGTACCCCGCGAGCAACGTCCGGGTCCGTCGCGGCGGGGCGGCCGCCGCGCGCGCTCCGGTTCGTGCTGGGCAACATCACGCTCACCGCGCTCGTCGTCGGCGCCTTCGGTACCGCCGCGCTCGGCCTCGCCGTGCCGGCTCTCGACGGCTGGCGCACCCCGGTACGGGCGGGGCTGGCACTGCTGTTCCTCGTCGCGGCGTCCGGCCGGCTGGGCCCGCCGCGCGCCGCGCTGGTCGCGATGGTCCCGCCGCGGCTGCCCCGGCCGGCCCTGCTCGTCGGGCTGACCGGCGTACTGGAGGCGCTCGGTGCGGTCGGTCTGCTGGTGCCGTCGACCGACCGGCTCGCCGCGGCCTGCCTCGGCCTGCTGCTGCTCGCGGTGTTCCCGGCGAACGCGCACGCCGCCCGGCGCCGTGTCGGGCTGCACACCCCGCTGCTGCCCCGAACCCTCGAGCAGCTGCTCTACCTGGCCTGCTGCGTGGCCGTGGCGATCATCGGCTAG
- a CDS encoding TetR family transcriptional regulator: MTGLRERKKAQTRHRITEAALRLFAERGFDAVTMTEIAAAADVSRASLFGYFPTKESLVVQDVGDDDLAAVVRDRPAGQDPVAALRGHYRVVAAEAPTGAEIEGLLARIRVIVDNPKLGAAAHTLRHRQRAALTAALAPAYGERAAELVAGQIAAAALTIQEAYFRRLADGVAPGEAARALAADVELAFDLLARGTRALTDTDAPVPGDGPIRGGA, from the coding sequence ATGACCGGGCTCCGAGAGCGGAAGAAGGCGCAGACGCGCCACCGTATCACCGAGGCCGCGCTCCGGCTGTTCGCCGAGCGCGGCTTCGACGCCGTCACCATGACCGAGATCGCCGCCGCCGCCGACGTCTCCCGGGCCAGCCTGTTCGGCTACTTCCCGACCAAGGAGTCGCTGGTCGTCCAGGATGTCGGCGACGACGACCTGGCCGCGGTGGTCCGCGACCGCCCGGCCGGGCAGGACCCGGTCGCCGCGCTCCGCGGCCACTACCGGGTCGTCGCGGCCGAGGCGCCGACCGGTGCCGAGATCGAGGGCCTGCTCGCCCGCATCCGGGTGATCGTCGACAACCCGAAGCTCGGCGCCGCGGCGCACACCCTGCGCCACCGCCAGCGCGCCGCGCTGACCGCCGCTCTCGCCCCGGCGTACGGGGAGCGGGCCGCGGAGCTGGTCGCCGGGCAGATCGCCGCGGCAGCGCTGACGATCCAGGAGGCGTACTTCCGGCGGCTGGCCGACGGCGTCGCGCCGGGCGAGGCGGCGCGGGCCCTCGCCGCCGACGTCGAGCTCGCCTTCGACCTGCTCGCCCGTGGTACCCGCGCGCTCACCGACACCGACGCCCCGGTGCCGGGCGACGGACCGATCCGAGGAGGCGCGTGA